A single genomic interval of Methylobacterium bullatum harbors:
- the yabJ_2 gene encoding 2-iminobutanoate/2-iminopropanoate deaminase, translating to MLRPINPPGPSIPGISQAMLVSEGRLLILSGHVPFDGAGEGVNGDLATQLDRVFRNMQATLHAAGADFSAVARLTIYVRDYDPSQLPIIRAVRDRWINAECPPASALIGVAALAFPDMLVEVDAMAFLPA from the coding sequence ATGCTGCGACCCATCAATCCGCCCGGTCCCTCGATTCCCGGCATCTCGCAGGCAATGCTGGTTTCGGAGGGCCGATTGCTCATCCTCTCGGGCCATGTCCCCTTCGATGGCGCCGGCGAAGGGGTCAACGGGGATCTGGCGACCCAGCTCGATCGGGTGTTCCGGAATATGCAGGCGACGCTCCATGCGGCGGGCGCCGATTTCAGCGCCGTCGCGCGTCTCACGATCTATGTCCGGGACTATGATCCAAGCCAGCTCCCAATCATCCGGGCTGTGCGCGATCGCTGGATCAACGCCGAATGCCCACCGGCCAGCGCATTGATCGGCGTTGCGGCGCTGGCATTCCCCGACATGTTGGTCGAGGTAGATGCGATGGCGTTCCTGCCCGCCTAG
- the ctpB gene encoding Carboxy-terminal processing protease CtpB, which produces MRKISLVLAGAFLGVGSSLLATQTHLLSGTSAVAASAETYRQLSLFGDVFEKVRTDYVEKPDEAKLIEAAVNGMLTSLDPHSSYMDSKSFRDMQVQTKGEFGGLGIEVTMEDGLIKVVSPIDDTPASKAGILTNDIITQIDEDQVQGLTLNQAVDKMRGPVNSPVKLKISRKESKDPIDVVLNRDVIKIKPVRSRAEGGDVGYIRLTQFTEQTYDGLRNAIDKLSTEVGQDKLKGYVLDLRNNPGGLLDQAVSVSDAFLDRGEIVSTRGRNPDETQRFSAKSGDLTKGKPIVVLVNGGSASASEIVAGALQDHKRATVLGTRSFGKGSVQSIIPLGGSGALRLTTARYYTPSGRSIQAKGIEPDQEVLQEIPDELKGKDETKGEAGLKGHLKQKDVEERGGSSAYVPPDPAKDKQLIAAVDFIRGIQKGAANTPKAAVPN; this is translated from the coding sequence ATGCGCAAGATTTCCCTAGTCCTGGCCGGCGCGTTTCTTGGCGTCGGTTCCTCCCTCCTCGCGACCCAGACGCATCTGCTTTCCGGGACCAGCGCGGTGGCGGCCTCCGCGGAGACCTATCGCCAACTCAGCCTGTTCGGCGACGTGTTCGAGAAGGTGCGAACCGACTACGTCGAGAAGCCCGACGAGGCCAAGCTGATCGAGGCGGCCGTCAACGGCATGCTCACCTCGCTGGACCCGCATTCAAGCTACATGGACTCGAAGAGCTTCCGTGACATGCAGGTGCAGACCAAGGGCGAGTTCGGCGGCCTCGGCATCGAGGTCACGATGGAGGACGGCCTGATCAAGGTGGTCAGCCCCATCGACGACACCCCCGCCTCCAAAGCCGGCATCCTCACCAACGACATCATCACGCAGATCGACGAGGACCAAGTCCAGGGCCTCACCCTGAATCAGGCCGTCGACAAGATGCGCGGACCGGTGAATTCGCCGGTGAAGCTCAAGATCTCCCGCAAGGAGTCCAAGGATCCCATCGACGTCGTGCTCAACCGCGATGTCATCAAGATCAAGCCGGTGCGCTCGCGGGCCGAGGGCGGCGATGTCGGCTACATTCGCCTGACGCAGTTCACCGAGCAGACCTATGACGGCCTGCGCAACGCCATCGACAAGCTCTCCACGGAAGTGGGCCAGGACAAGCTGAAGGGCTACGTCCTCGACCTGCGCAACAATCCGGGCGGCCTCCTCGATCAGGCCGTGTCGGTCTCCGACGCGTTCCTCGACCGGGGCGAGATCGTCTCCACCCGTGGCCGCAACCCCGACGAGACCCAGCGCTTCTCGGCCAAGTCCGGCGACCTCACCAAGGGCAAGCCCATCGTCGTCCTGGTGAATGGCGGCTCGGCCTCGGCCTCGGAGATCGTGGCCGGCGCCCTGCAGGATCACAAGCGCGCCACGGTGCTCGGCACACGCTCCTTCGGCAAGGGCTCGGTCCAGTCGATCATCCCGCTGGGCGGCAGCGGCGCCCTGCGCCTCACTACGGCGCGCTACTACACGCCGTCGGGCCGCTCCATCCAGGCCAAGGGCATCGAGCCGGACCAGGAGGTCCTGCAGGAGATCCCGGACGAGCTGAAGGGCAAGGACGAGACCAAGGGCGAGGCCGGCCTGAAGGGTCACCTCAAGCAGAAGGATGTCGAGGAGCGCGGCGGTTCGTCGGCTTACGTCCCGCCGGACCCGGCCAAGGACAAGCAGCTCATCGCCGCCGTCGACTTCATCCGCGGCATCCAGAAGGGCGCGGCCAACACGCCGAAGGCCGCCGTTCCGAACTGA
- the envC gene encoding Murein hydrolase activator EnvC produces the protein MRGGDARRRPDGGAIRIAALAAMAVLTLGPAHAQDSAKQQDAPKPQDAADAIQRAIDEKARRAENLKRIEEQLAASTGARAKLEAEIASVAGDRAKLNAALLDAARQAQATEDRMSRLEERLKTLTASESGIRRSLEARRGVIAEILAALQRMGRRPPPAVLVQPEDVLAVIRTSMLLGAVVPELRGEAETLAADLTEMVRLKGLIAADREGLQNDLAGWAREQQRINALITARRTRLAEVESGLVTERARTAELGVQAKSLKELLDRMENEVASARRAAEEARAAETREARATQERFAAAGTRDPARLAPKIRFVDTRGEVPKPVSGATLRGFNQPDGNGGTTRGISLATRAKAVVSSPSDGWVSFAGQFRSYGRLLIINAGDGYYLLLAGMDQISVEVGQFVLAGEPVAAMGEGGQGAAPGDRDGPVLYVEFRKDGGSIDPEPWWAKSPSEKVRG, from the coding sequence ATGAGGGGCGGAGACGCGCGGCGTAGGCCTGACGGCGGAGCGATCCGCATTGCTGCCTTGGCGGCGATGGCGGTGCTGACGCTCGGTCCTGCCCATGCCCAGGACAGCGCGAAACAACAGGACGCGCCGAAACCGCAGGATGCCGCCGACGCGATCCAGCGCGCCATCGACGAGAAGGCCCGCCGCGCCGAGAACCTGAAGCGGATCGAGGAGCAGCTCGCCGCCTCCACCGGCGCGCGGGCCAAGCTCGAAGCGGAGATCGCCTCGGTCGCCGGAGACCGGGCCAAGCTGAATGCCGCCCTCCTCGATGCCGCCCGTCAGGCGCAGGCGACGGAGGACCGGATGAGCCGGCTGGAAGAGCGCCTGAAGACGCTCACCGCCAGCGAATCCGGCATCCGCCGCTCCCTCGAAGCCCGCCGCGGCGTCATCGCCGAAATCCTCGCCGCCCTGCAGCGCATGGGCCGGCGGCCGCCCCCGGCCGTCCTGGTCCAGCCGGAGGACGTGCTCGCCGTGATCCGCACCTCGATGCTGCTCGGGGCCGTGGTGCCCGAACTGCGCGGCGAGGCCGAGACACTGGCCGCCGACCTCACCGAGATGGTGCGGCTGAAGGGGCTCATCGCCGCCGACCGCGAGGGCCTGCAGAACGACCTCGCCGGCTGGGCCAGGGAGCAGCAGCGGATCAACGCCCTCATCACGGCGCGCCGCACCCGCCTCGCCGAGGTGGAGAGCGGGCTCGTCACCGAGCGCGCGCGCACGGCCGAGCTCGGCGTACAGGCGAAAAGCCTGAAGGAGCTCCTCGACCGGATGGAGAACGAGGTCGCCTCGGCCCGCCGGGCGGCGGAGGAGGCCCGCGCCGCCGAGACGCGGGAGGCGCGCGCGACCCAGGAGCGCTTCGCGGCGGCCGGCACGCGCGATCCCGCGCGGCTCGCCCCCAAGATTCGCTTCGTCGACACCCGCGGCGAGGTGCCCAAGCCCGTGAGCGGCGCGACCTTGCGCGGCTTCAACCAGCCCGACGGCAATGGCGGAACGACCCGCGGCATATCGCTCGCGACCCGCGCGAAGGCGGTGGTCTCGTCTCCGTCCGATGGGTGGGTGTCGTTCGCCGGGCAGTTTCGCTCGTATGGACGACTCTTGATCATCAATGCCGGCGATGGCTACTATCTGCTGCTGGCCGGTATGGATCAGATCAGTGTCGAGGTCGGACAGTTCGTGCTTGCGGGGGAACCGGTGGCGGCCATGGGTGAGGGCGGCCAGGGCGCCGCTCCGGGCGACCGTGACGGGCCGGTTCTATACGTCGAGTTCAGGAAAGACGGCGGCTCCATTGATCCGGAGCCGTGGTGGGCGAAGAGCCCCAGCGAGAAGGTTCGCGGATAA
- the rlmH gene encoding Ribosomal RNA large subunit methyltransferase H, protein MRLLVTAVGRLKPGPERDLASRYRERAVQLGRGLGLTACDVVEIPESRARRAIDRSVEEGAAILSHAPAASSVLVVYDERGRSDWSSERIAERIASWRDAATATLVVAIGGADGLAPAVRTRADLSLAFGAATLPHGLVRVLALEQVYRTLTILAGHPYHRGDIDA, encoded by the coding sequence GTGCGTCTGCTCGTGACGGCGGTGGGCCGCCTCAAGCCCGGTCCCGAGCGGGATCTGGCTTCGCGTTATCGTGAACGGGCAGTCCAACTCGGTCGCGGGTTGGGTCTCACCGCCTGCGACGTCGTCGAGATCCCGGAGAGCCGGGCCCGGCGCGCGATCGACCGTAGCGTGGAGGAGGGGGCGGCCATCCTGTCCCATGCCCCGGCGGCGTCGAGTGTGCTGGTGGTCTATGACGAGCGCGGGCGCTCCGACTGGAGCAGCGAGCGCATCGCCGAGCGGATCGCGTCCTGGCGCGACGCGGCCACGGCGACCCTCGTGGTCGCCATCGGCGGCGCCGACGGACTGGCGCCTGCGGTGCGCACGCGCGCCGACCTCTCCCTCGCCTTCGGGGCGGCCACCCTGCCTCACGGCCTTGTGCGCGTGCTGGCCCTGGAGCAGGTGTACAGAACGCTGACGATCCTTGCGGGACATCCCTATCACCGGGGCGACATCGACGCATGA
- the rsfS gene encoding Ribosomal silencing factor RsfS: protein MTAVTSGIETLTDSHLSGTTGSDHATDQRIGDLKALALDCLEDMKAEETIEIDLAGRTSLADTMIITSGRSQRHVSAIADRILQEMKSKGFGTARVEGLPACDWVLIDTGDIIVHIFRPEVRGFYNLEKMWGADRPTTDLLAG, encoded by the coding sequence ATGACCGCCGTCACTTCGGGAATCGAGACACTGACCGATTCGCACCTTTCCGGGACCACGGGTTCCGACCACGCCACCGATCAGCGGATCGGCGATCTCAAGGCGCTCGCGCTCGATTGTCTCGAAGACATGAAGGCCGAGGAAACCATCGAGATCGATCTCGCCGGTCGGACCTCGCTCGCCGACACGATGATCATCACTTCCGGCCGCTCGCAGCGCCATGTCAGCGCCATCGCCGACCGGATCCTGCAGGAAATGAAGTCCAAGGGCTTCGGAACGGCCCGGGTCGAGGGCCTGCCCGCCTGCGATTGGGTGCTGATCGATACGGGCGACATCATCGTCCATATCTTCCGCCCGGAGGTCCGTGGCTTCTACAATCTCGAGAAGATGTGGGGCGCCGATCGTCCCACCACCGACCTCTTGGCCGGCTGA
- the nadD gene encoding putative nicotinate-nucleotide adenylyltransferase — MRLEAEGLVRLPPAVPGLRIGLYGGSFNPAHLGHRHVSLVALKRLRLDRIWWMVTPGNPLKDRTALAPLETRIAVASAVADHPRIAITGFETQIGARYTRQSLAYLQARHPAVRFVWIMGADSLAAFHRWRDFRAIAATMPIAIIDRPGFTLTAPSARGAQAMGRWRIDESDAGLLADLEPPAWVFLHGPRSTLSSTALRAGR; from the coding sequence GTGAGGCTTGAGGCAGAGGGGCTCGTCCGGCTGCCTCCCGCCGTACCAGGTCTGCGGATCGGCCTTTATGGCGGGTCCTTCAATCCGGCCCATCTCGGCCATCGCCACGTGAGCCTCGTGGCGCTGAAACGGCTGCGGCTCGACCGCATCTGGTGGATGGTCACCCCCGGAAACCCGCTCAAGGACCGCACGGCTCTCGCTCCCCTCGAGACGCGGATCGCGGTGGCATCCGCCGTCGCCGACCATCCGCGCATCGCCATCACCGGTTTCGAAACGCAGATCGGCGCCCGCTACACCCGCCAGAGCCTCGCCTACCTCCAGGCCCGCCACCCCGCCGTGCGCTTCGTCTGGATCATGGGGGCCGACTCTCTCGCGGCATTTCACCGCTGGCGCGATTTTCGTGCTATCGCCGCCACGATGCCGATTGCCATCATCGATAGGCCGGGCTTCACCCTGACGGCGCCGAGCGCCCGAGGGGCGCAGGCGATGGGACGATGGCGCATCGACGAATCGGATGCGGGTCTCCTCGCCGATCTCGAACCCCCGGCCTGGGTGTTTCTCCATGGCCCGCGCTCGACCCTGTCGTCCACGGCCCTCCGGGCCGGACGATGA
- the proA gene encoding Gamma-glutamyl phosphate reductase produces the protein MPVLNLRSDFAAAPDLTEQMQEIGHRARAAARKIAQASAQAKDVALRQVAECLRASREAILAENARDVAAAKASAQTQALIDRLTLDEGRLAAMADAVAKIGALPDPVGRQLAAFERPNGLLIERIAVPLGVVGVIFESRPNVTADAGALCLKAGNAAILRAGSDSHRTAMAIARAMREGLEAAGLPADAVQIVPTRDRAAVGAMLSGLDGCIDVIVPRGGRGLVERVQSEAKVPVFAHLDGICHVYVAAGADLDMARTLVINSKMRRTGICGAAETLLVDAAVAETHLAPLVTALIEAGCSVRGDEATQAVDARVTAATEIDWRTEYLDAIIAVKVVDGLDAAIAHIEANGSHHTDAIVTADAAEATRFLAEVDSAIVTHNASTQFADGGEFGFGAEIGIATGRMHARGPVGVEQLTTFKYRVHGRGQTRP, from the coding sequence GTGCCCGTTCTGAACCTGAGATCCGATTTCGCCGCCGCCCCCGATCTCACCGAGCAGATGCAGGAGATCGGCCACCGCGCCCGCGCGGCCGCCCGCAAGATCGCCCAGGCCTCGGCCCAGGCGAAGGATGTCGCCCTGCGCCAGGTGGCCGAGTGCCTAAGGGCGAGCCGGGAGGCGATCCTGGCCGAGAACGCCCGCGACGTCGCCGCCGCCAAGGCGAGCGCACAGACCCAGGCGCTGATCGACCGCCTCACCCTCGACGAGGGCCGGCTCGCCGCCATGGCCGATGCGGTGGCCAAGATCGGCGCGCTGCCCGACCCCGTCGGTCGCCAACTCGCGGCGTTCGAGCGCCCGAACGGGCTGCTGATCGAGCGGATCGCCGTGCCGCTCGGCGTCGTCGGCGTCATCTTCGAGAGCCGTCCCAACGTCACCGCCGATGCGGGGGCCCTGTGCCTCAAGGCCGGCAATGCCGCTATCCTGCGCGCCGGGTCGGACAGCCACCGCACCGCCATGGCCATCGCGCGTGCCATGCGCGAAGGGCTGGAAGCCGCCGGCCTGCCGGCGGATGCCGTGCAGATCGTCCCCACCCGTGACCGCGCGGCGGTGGGCGCCATGCTGTCGGGCCTCGACGGCTGCATCGACGTCATCGTGCCCCGTGGCGGGCGCGGCCTCGTGGAGCGGGTCCAGTCCGAGGCCAAGGTCCCGGTCTTCGCCCATCTCGACGGCATCTGCCACGTCTACGTGGCGGCCGGCGCGGATCTCGACATGGCGCGCACGCTGGTGATCAACAGCAAGATGCGCCGCACCGGCATCTGCGGCGCCGCCGAGACCCTGCTCGTCGATGCCGCCGTGGCGGAGACCCACCTCGCTCCCTTGGTCACGGCGCTGATCGAGGCCGGCTGCAGCGTCCGCGGCGATGAGGCGACGCAGGCGGTGGATGCGCGGGTCACCGCCGCCACCGAGATCGATTGGCGCACCGAGTATCTCGACGCCATCATCGCCGTGAAGGTGGTGGACGGGCTCGACGCGGCGATCGCCCATATCGAGGCCAACGGCTCGCACCATACCGACGCTATCGTCACGGCCGACGCCGCCGAGGCGACGCGCTTCCTCGCGGAGGTCGATTCGGCCATCGTCACCCACAACGCCTCGACGCAATTCGCCGATGGCGGCGAGTTCGGCTTCGGCGCCGAGATCGGTATCGCCACCGGGCGCATGCATGCGCGCGGTCCGGTGGGCGTCGAGCAGCTGACGACCTTCAAGTACCGGGTCCATGGCCGCGGGCAGACGCGTCCTTGA
- the proB gene encoding Glutamate 5-kinase: MTSSPQTAPSQIPALQDFRRVVIKVGSALLVDRARGRLRHAWLAALAEDIADLHARGVDVLVVSSGAIALGRTVLGYAPGTLRLEESQAAAAVGQIALARYWAEALGHHGIAAGQILVTPQDTEERRRYLNARATVLKLLEVRAVPVVNENDTVATSEIRYGDNDRLAARVATMIGADVLVLFSDIDGLYTAPPASDPNARHLPLIERITPEIEAMAGGPASELSRGGMRTKVEAGKIAASGGTHMIIADGREKNPLRTILQGGRCTWFLSGSNPVAARKAWIAGSLEPRGILVVDAGAARALQGGASLLPVGVTGLSGNFGRGDAVIIRDVQGRTLGRGLVAYDSAQAAQIIGRPSREIAELLTHPGRAEMVHRDDLAMVGE, from the coding sequence ATGACCTCTTCTCCCCAGACCGCCCCGTCCCAGATTCCAGCCCTTCAGGATTTCCGCCGCGTCGTCATCAAGGTCGGCTCGGCGCTGCTCGTCGACCGCGCGCGCGGTCGCCTGCGCCATGCCTGGCTGGCGGCGCTCGCCGAGGACATTGCCGATCTGCATGCGCGGGGCGTCGACGTTCTCGTCGTCTCGTCCGGGGCCATCGCCCTGGGGCGGACGGTGCTCGGCTACGCGCCAGGCACGCTCCGGCTGGAGGAGAGCCAGGCCGCCGCCGCCGTGGGGCAGATCGCGCTCGCGCGCTACTGGGCCGAGGCGCTCGGCCATCACGGCATCGCGGCGGGCCAGATCCTGGTGACGCCGCAGGACACCGAGGAGCGCCGCCGCTACCTCAATGCCCGCGCCACCGTGCTGAAGCTCCTCGAAGTCCGTGCCGTGCCGGTGGTCAACGAGAACGACACGGTGGCCACCAGCGAGATCCGCTACGGCGACAACGACCGTCTCGCCGCCCGCGTCGCCACCATGATCGGGGCCGACGTCCTGGTGCTGTTCTCCGATATCGACGGCCTGTACACGGCGCCCCCCGCCAGTGACCCGAACGCGCGTCATCTGCCCCTCATCGAGCGGATCACGCCCGAGATCGAGGCCATGGCGGGCGGGCCGGCCTCGGAACTATCGCGGGGCGGCATGCGCACCAAGGTCGAGGCGGGTAAGATCGCCGCGAGCGGCGGCACCCACATGATCATCGCCGACGGGCGCGAGAAGAACCCCCTGCGCACCATCCTGCAGGGGGGGCGCTGCACCTGGTTCCTGTCCGGCTCGAACCCCGTCGCTGCGCGCAAGGCCTGGATCGCCGGTTCGCTCGAGCCGCGCGGTATCCTCGTGGTCGATGCCGGGGCGGCCCGCGCCCTGCAGGGCGGCGCGAGTTTGCTGCCGGTCGGCGTCACCGGATTGTCGGGAAACTTCGGGCGGGGGGATGCTGTGATCATCCGGGACGTGCAGGGCCGCACCCTGGGGCGCGGCCTCGTGGCTTATGACAGTGCACAGGCGGCTCAGATCATCGGTCGCCCGAGTCGGGAGATTGCGGAATTGCTTACTCATCCCGGTCGCGCTGAAATGGTGCATCGCGATGACCTCGCAATGGTGGGAGAATAG
- the echA8 gene encoding putative enoyl-CoA hydratase echA8: MDTLRGRLTEIGIAYDRKRRLLITTLMFRDRPCFSLQLLRDYRALCDGLADFMVGIPFEARPVRFLLHTSGEPGIWCLGGDLDLFVRCIREGDHETLRDYGYECIHSGYISHTGLGLSVVTLCLVQGQALGGGFESARSCNFLFAEEQSRFGLPEMKFNMFPGMGAYSYIAERIGMRRTEDMVLKAGSHTAHTMYDMGAVDYVVSKGEGIRKVRAFVDLYGEKFNGLASMMEARRLSMRIDLDSMHRVVDTWVDCAFRIGSTDLKRMERLVAAQRQRRQRASTTRFLGN, encoded by the coding sequence ATGGATACATTGCGTGGCCGACTCACGGAGATCGGCATCGCATACGATCGCAAGCGCCGACTTCTCATCACGACCCTGATGTTCCGTGACCGCCCATGCTTCTCTCTCCAACTTCTCCGAGATTACAGGGCGCTCTGCGATGGCTTGGCGGACTTTATGGTGGGCATCCCATTCGAAGCTAGACCGGTGCGCTTCCTTCTCCACACCTCGGGTGAGCCAGGGATCTGGTGCCTGGGTGGCGACCTCGACCTCTTTGTCCGATGCATCAGAGAAGGAGACCATGAAACCCTTCGCGATTACGGCTACGAGTGCATCCACTCGGGTTATATCAGCCATACGGGGCTTGGGCTCTCGGTGGTGACCCTGTGCCTCGTACAGGGCCAGGCCCTCGGCGGCGGGTTCGAATCCGCGCGCTCTTGCAACTTCCTTTTCGCAGAGGAGCAATCCCGCTTCGGACTGCCCGAGATGAAGTTCAATATGTTTCCCGGTATGGGCGCATATTCCTACATCGCGGAGCGTATCGGCATGCGACGTACCGAAGATATGGTTCTGAAAGCCGGTTCACATACCGCCCACACGATGTATGACATGGGTGCGGTGGATTACGTGGTTTCGAAAGGCGAAGGCATTCGAAAGGTCCGTGCCTTCGTCGACCTCTATGGCGAGAAGTTTAATGGCCTCGCGTCGATGATGGAGGCTCGCAGGCTCTCAATGCGGATAGACTTAGATAGCATGCACCGCGTGGTAGATACCTGGGTTGATTGCGCTTTTCGTATCGGCTCCACTGACCTGAAGAGGATGGAGCGGCTAGTGGCGGCACAGCGTCAACGTCGACAGCGTGCCTCAACCACGCGCTTTCTAGGGAATTAG
- the cgtA gene encoding GTPase Obg/CgtA: MKFLDEAKVYVRSGDGGAGCVAFRREKFIEFGGPNGGDGGRGGDVWVECVDGLNTLIDYRYQQHFKAKKGEHGMGSNRHGANGADVVLKVPAGTEIIAEDGETLIADMTHVGQRVRLAKGGNGGFGNAYFTTSTNRAPKHANPGLEGHEQWIWLRLKLIADAGLVGLPNAGKSTFLATVTAARPKIADYPFTTLHPGLGVVRSDEREFVLADIPGLIEGAHDGVGLGDKFLAHVERCRVLLHLVEATSEHAGKTYKLVRKELEAYGNGLADKHEIVALSKSDAVDPDTLKEQVARLKRASKSKPLILSSATGLGVQDALRAITREMMEAKAAEAEAQPAEAWQP, encoded by the coding sequence GTGAAATTCCTCGACGAAGCCAAGGTCTATGTGCGCTCCGGTGACGGCGGCGCCGGCTGCGTCGCGTTCCGGCGCGAAAAATTCATCGAGTTCGGCGGCCCCAACGGCGGCGATGGCGGCCGGGGCGGCGATGTCTGGGTCGAGTGCGTCGACGGCCTCAACACGCTGATCGACTACCGCTACCAGCAGCATTTCAAGGCCAAGAAGGGCGAGCACGGCATGGGCTCGAACCGCCACGGCGCCAACGGGGCGGACGTGGTGCTGAAGGTTCCCGCCGGCACCGAGATCATCGCCGAGGACGGCGAGACCCTGATCGCCGACATGACCCATGTCGGCCAGCGCGTGCGTTTGGCCAAGGGCGGCAATGGCGGCTTCGGCAACGCCTATTTCACCACCTCGACGAACCGCGCCCCGAAACACGCCAATCCGGGCCTGGAAGGCCATGAGCAATGGATCTGGCTGCGCCTGAAGCTCATCGCCGATGCCGGCCTCGTCGGCCTGCCCAATGCCGGCAAGTCCACCTTCCTCGCCACGGTGACGGCGGCGAGGCCCAAGATCGCCGATTATCCCTTCACCACCCTGCATCCGGGTCTCGGCGTCGTCCGCTCGGACGAGCGCGAATTTGTGCTCGCCGACATTCCCGGCCTGATCGAGGGCGCCCATGACGGGGTCGGCCTCGGCGACAAGTTCCTCGCCCATGTGGAGCGCTGCCGCGTGCTGCTTCACCTCGTGGAGGCGACGAGCGAACATGCCGGCAAGACCTACAAGCTGGTGCGCAAGGAACTGGAGGCCTACGGCAACGGTCTGGCCGACAAGCACGAGATCGTCGCCCTGTCGAAATCCGATGCCGTCGATCCCGATACGCTGAAGGAACAGGTGGCGCGACTGAAGCGGGCCTCCAAGTCCAAACCGCTGATCCTGTCTTCGGCTACCGGCCTCGGCGTGCAGGATGCTCTGCGCGCGATCACCCGCGAGATGATGGAAGCCAAGGCCGCCGAGGCCGAGGCCCAGCCGGCGGAGGCTTGGCAGCCCTAA
- the rpmA gene encoding 50S ribosomal protein L27 yields the protein MAHKKAGGSSRNGRDSAGQRLGVKKFGAEAVIAGNIIVRQRGTKFHPGVNVGIGTDHTLFAKADGRVLFQVKRGRAFVAVVPHQEAAE from the coding sequence ATGGCCCATAAAAAAGCAGGCGGCTCGTCCCGCAACGGCCGTGATTCGGCCGGTCAGCGCCTCGGCGTGAAGAAGTTCGGTGCCGAAGCCGTCATCGCCGGCAACATCATCGTCCGTCAGCGCGGCACCAAGTTCCACCCCGGCGTCAATGTCGGCATCGGCACGGACCACACCCTGTTCGCCAAGGCGGACGGACGCGTGCTGTTCCAGGTGAAGCGCGGCCGCGCCTTCGTCGCTGTCGTGCCGCATCAGGAAGCCGCGGAGTAA
- the rplU gene encoding 50S ribosomal protein L21 translates to MFAVIKTGGKQYRVAANDTITIATVEGEPGSAVTFGEVLLFADDAGATQVGAPLLSGISVAGEIVSHGRDAKVIAFKKRRRQNSRRKRGHRQHHTVVRITGISA, encoded by the coding sequence ATGTTCGCAGTCATCAAGACGGGCGGCAAGCAGTATCGCGTTGCCGCCAACGACACCATCACGATCGCCACCGTCGAGGGCGAGCCCGGCTCCGCCGTGACCTTCGGCGAAGTCCTCCTGTTCGCGGACGACGCGGGCGCCACCCAGGTCGGCGCGCCGCTCCTGTCGGGCATCAGCGTCGCCGGCGAGATCGTCAGCCACGGCCGCGACGCGAAGGTCATCGCCTTCAAGAAGCGCCGCCGTCAGAACTCGCGTCGCAAGCGCGGTCATCGCCAGCACCACACCGTGGTGCGCATCACCGGCATCAGCGCCTGA